One segment of Odontesthes bonariensis isolate fOdoBon6 chromosome 1, fOdoBon6.hap1, whole genome shotgun sequence DNA contains the following:
- the hddc3 gene encoding guanosine-3',5'-bis(diphosphate) 3'-pyrophosphohydrolase MESH1 produces the protein MNSGATLLLETVNFAADKHRNQRRKDPEGTPYINHPIGVARILSHEGGVTDIEVLQAALLHDTVEDTDTTPAELEAKFGPVVSRIVREVTDDKSLPKQERKHLQVEHAAHCSRQAKLVKLADKLYNLRDLNRCTPVGWTAERVQEYFLWACEVVKGLKGTNPALEEKLDELFRQRGVQL, from the exons ATGAATTCAGGAGCGACGTTGTTGTTAGAAACTGTGAATTTCGCTGCGGACAAACATCGTAACCAGCGACGGAAAGATCCAGAGGGAACGCCGTACATTAACCACCCCATTG GAGTGGCGAGAATCCTCAGCCATGAAGGAGGAGTCACGGACATCGAGGTTTTGCAA GCCGCTCTGCTTCACGACACAGTGGAGGACACGGACACCACCCCCGCGGAGCTGGAAGCTAAATTCGGGCCGGTTGTTTCGCGCATCGTCCGGGAAGTGACGGATGACAAAAGTCTGCCGAAGCAGGAGAGGAAGCACCTGCAGGTGGAGCACGCGGCCCACTGCAGCCGGCAAGCCAAACTGGTGAAGCTGGCAGACAAGCTGTACAACCTGAGGGACCTGAACCGCTGCACACCCGTCG GTTGGACAGCTGAGCGAGTCCAGGAGTACTTTCTGTGGGCCTGCGAGGTGGTGAAAGGCCTGAAAGGAACTAACCCGGCTCTGGAGGAGAAGCTGGACGAGCTGTTCAGACAGAGAGGAGTCCAGCTTTGA